The Plasmodium cynomolgi strain B DNA, scaffold: 0530, whole genome shotgun sequence DNA segment GTTATAATGGCGGGAGAACagtacaattatttttttatataaataatattatatcatttattattttattatttatttattattcaataatatgtatatcattttttatagactatattattttatttatgtatctttttcattatatttttgtagtaatttttacaaatataaagAGTTGTTTAATACAGCTAATAATACAGGGGGTAGTAAGCTTCATACAGGAATGTGTGGtgaaacttttaaaaataaggtAGTTACTAATATACTCAATGATGTGGATTTTTGATAATGTGTGCCGAGTAGctcattattatttattctatttatttaaaaaaaaccaaaacgaTATGGATGAAGGATGTAAACATTTGtactattttatatataatcataTACTGAAAAATACATCatttaaatatgataaattagattttttcaaaatgttatTGAAGGAATATAATGATTCTTATGAAGAATATGATTTCCTTAATActtatattgaaaaaatcaaagaagatatacttgaaaaaaaaaagaatttaatagAAATGTATGATAACCTTgataattttaacaaaaaaaaaagacaggaaaatcaaaaaagttgtgtatatattaataaatgtattgaaatttataagaaatatacagaaaaatgcaaaagtaGCAGTGATTTGTTTTGTTCAGAATTAAATCAATTTATTGAAAGATATAATAAACATATGGAAAATGATTTCCCCTGTGAcaatattcaaaaatttttgccaTATTTCGGAAGGAGCAATGTgaatgttattattttaattccaATTATTCTAATAACATTAATATtatctattttatatatattatataaggttagcACTAAATGCATTTac contains these protein-coding regions:
- a CDS encoding hypothetical protein (putative) codes for the protein MMWIFDNVCRVAHYYLFYLFKKNQNDMDEGCKHLYYFIYNHILKNTSFKYDKLDFFKMLLKEYNDSYEEYDFLNTYIEKIKEDILEKKKNLIEMYDNLDNFNKKKRQENQKSCVYINKCIEIYKKYTEKCKSSSDLFCSELNQFIERYNKHMENDFPCDNIQKFLPYFGRSNVNVIILIPIILITLILSILYILYKFTPLASCINSKKMKKKRSINEILHESENRENNSNRRPYNISYRLSE